The Halofilum ochraceum DNA window GATCAACGATCGGGTCGTCGAGACCGGCCCGGAAAATGCCGAAGCCAGCGACTAGGACGTACGCTGCGCCCACGACGAAAAGGCCGATCGAAGAAATATATCCAACTCTGCTACTCGGACTCATCCGCAGTCTCTCGGATGCCGCGCCCTAACGTGCGCGTTAAACTGTCCAGACACTACCGCACCGCTTTTCCGGTCCGTTTGAACGCCTGGTTAGCCAATCCCAAAGGTAGCACGAAGGTCGCTCGCCCCGTCCGAAAGTAGCAGCCATGCTAGCGCCACCATATTGGCTACGACCGCACTCCAGAAGATGAACTGGAACGGCTGCTTCCTGGTTTTGTGCCGGAATACGCGCTGCGCGACCAGGGCACCTGGCCACCCACCTATTAGCTCTACAAGATGAAGGCTCGCCTCTGTAGTGCGCCAGCCACCACGTTTTGCCGCCGCCTTGTCCAGCGCGTACATGACAAACGACACGACGCTCATCAGAGCGTAAAAGCCAACGACCGCTAAAGGCGCACGCCCGGAAACCACCGAGTACAATATTGCGGCAAAGAAAGCCGCCAATATGAAAAGTGCCGGAATCAACCCGCGCGCTCGTACCAGGTCATGCGTTCCCCTTTGCTGGTGCAAAACCTTCTCGGCTTTCAGCCTTTTCCGGGCATCGCGGGTCACACTGTAGGTAACCGCGTCATTTGCCATCGGCCGTCGGCCGCGGGGAAACGCGCTAATGTGCACGAATACCGGCGCACCGCCATTCGACGGCGTGATAAAGCCGAAGCCCTTCGCGTCATTCCAGGAAGTCACTTTACCTTGTTGCCGCATCCAATCCTTCTCTGGCTAACGACACCGCTTAGGTTCGCAGGAACCGCCTCGCAGTCCCTGCGTCCGCTGCAGCACATAGTTAGAATCCATACTCGATCAACTTAAAGGCAAAGAAACCAAGGAGCGCAAGCGCGGCCGCGATGCCGGTCGCAAGGGTTGGCACGAAGAACCATAACCACAGATTTACCCAGCCTGTACCATATTTTTGGAGTTGATAATGGAACCGCTGTATCGCTTCGGGAGGTGACTGACTACCCACCAACGAGCTCCGCAGCCGACGAAGCTCCATTTGACCGCCAACCATCTTTACGAGCTCCCATACGATGAACAGTAGAATAGAGGTTCCGATCAAGAGGCCGGTCGTGGAGAACAAGATCGGCGGAAGATCCGGCTTAAGCTTTGACCATAGAGTCAGAAAACCCGCGTACCCTACAACCATTATCAGATTCGTATATGAGACCGATTGGGAGTGAAGCGTTGCAATCAGCTCGTGTGCGGCCCGCAGGTTTTTGTCTTCATCCATAGTCGATCCACTTCAATCGGATACGTACATATGCTCACGCAACTTTTCCTGTCCTGATAAGAGCCGCGTGAGCGAA harbors:
- a CDS encoding DUF1294 domain-containing protein, with the translated sequence MRQQGKVTSWNDAKGFGFITPSNGGAPVFVHISAFPRGRRPMANDAVTYSVTRDARKRLKAEKVLHQQRGTHDLVRARGLIPALFILAAFFAAILYSVVSGRAPLAVVGFYALMSVVSFVMYALDKAAAKRGGWRTTEASLHLVELIGGWPGALVAQRVFRHKTRKQPFQFIFWSAVVANMVALAWLLLSDGASDLRATFGIG